One Capsicum annuum cultivar UCD-10X-F1 chromosome 2, UCD10Xv1.1, whole genome shotgun sequence genomic window carries:
- the LOC107859914 gene encoding cytochrome P450 84A1, whose product MKDIVQKNINSILESLQDKSMLQLFLFIIPLFFLYLFSTSRRKRYPPGPRGWPLIGNMLMMDQLTHRGLAKLAQKYGGVFHLKMGYVHKIVISGPEEARQVLQVQDNIFSNRPATVAITYLTYERADMAFADYGPFWRQMRKLCVMKLFSRKRAESWDSVRDEVDSMVRIVTTNTGTSVNLGELVFGLTRNIIYRAAFGTCSDEGQDEFIKILQEFSKLFGAFNMADFIPWLGWVGQQGLNVRLAKARASLDGFIDSIIDDHIERRKAGTIDDGDRETDMVDELLAFYSEETKVNESEDLQNAIRLTRDNIKAIIMDVMFGGTETVASAIEWAMAHLMKNPEELKKVQQELTNVVGLNRKVEECDFEKLPYLKCCIKETLRLHPPIPLLLHETAEESTVSGYYIPARSHVIVNSFAIGRDKNSWEDPDAFNPSRFLKQGVPDFKGGNFEFLPFGSGRRSCPGMQLGLYALEVAVAHLLHCFTWELPDGMKPSELKMDDMFGLTAPLANRLMAVPSPRLLCPLY is encoded by the exons atgaaagatattGTGCAAAAGAATATTAAttcaattcttgaatctttacaAGATAAGTCCATGCTGCAACTCTTCTTGTTCATTATCCCTCTCTTCTTCTTATACCTCTTCTCCACCTCTCGCCGGAAACGTTATCCGCCAGGGCCAAGAGGCTGGCCTCTCATTGGTAACATGTTGATGATGGACCAGTTAACTCACCGTGGTCTTGCCaaactagcccaaaaatatggtgGCGTTTTTCACCTCAAAATGGGTTATGTCCACAAAATTGTCATCTCTGGTCCTGAGGAAGCTCGCCAAGTACTACAG GTACAAGACAATATATTTTCGAACCGTCCAGCGACCGTAGCGATCACCTACCTAACATACGAGCGTGCAGACATGGCTTTTGCTGACTATGGACCCTTTTGGCGTCAGATGAGAAAATTATGTGTCATGAAACTGTTCAGTCGCAAGCGAGCTGAGTCATGGGACTCAGTTCGCGATGAAGTGGACTCAATGGTCAGGATCGTGACAACCAACACGGGCACATCCGTCAACTTAGGGGAACTTGTTTTCGGTCTCACGCGTAATATTATCTACCGAGCTGCTTTCGGAACATGTTCAGATGAAGGACAAGACGAATTCATTAAAATTCTGCAAGAATTTTCGAAGCTATTTGGTGCATTTAACATGGCTGATTTTATTCCATGGCTAGGGTGGGTTGGCCAGCAAGGGCTAAATGTTAGACTTGCTAAGGCACGTGCTTCGCTGGATGGGTTCATTGATTCGATAATTGatgaccatatagaaagaagaaaggCGGGTACTATTGATGATGGTGATCGAGAAACTGATATGGTGGATGAGCTTTTAGCTTTTTACAGTGAAGAAACAAAAGTAAATGAGTCTGAAGATTTGCAGAATGCTATAAGGCTTACTAGGGATAATATCAAAGCCATCATCATG GATGTAATGTTTGGAGGTACAGAAACAGTAGCTTCTGCAATAGAATGGGCCATGGCCCATCTTATGAAGAATCCAGAGGAACTTAAAAAGGTACAACAAGAATTGACTAACGTTGTTGGACTCAATAGAAAAGTTGAAGAatgtgattttgagaaattaCCCTACTTAAAATGTTGTATAAAAGAAACTCTACGACTTCACCCTCCAATCCCTCTCCTCCTCCACGAAACCGCGGAGGAATCGACAGTCTCTGGCTACTACATTCCAGCAAGGTCACATGTTATCGTAAATTCATTTGCCATTGGACGTGACAAAAATTCATGGGAAGATCCTGATGCTTTTAACCCTAGTAGGTTCCTTAAACAAGGCGTGCCAGATTTTAAAGGtggtaattttgaatttttaccaTTTGGATCGGGTCGAAGATCTTGCCCCGGTATGCAACTTGGGCTTTATGCATTGGAAGTGGCTGTGGCCCATTTACTTCATTGCTTTACTTGGGAATTACCAGATGGGATGAAACCAAGTGAGCTTAAAATGGATGATATGTTTGGGCTTACTGCTCCATTGGCAAATCGACTAATGGCTGTCCCTAGTCCACGTTTATTGTGTCCActttattga